The sequence AGCGATTTATTGCTAATTATCGCGCTTGTTGCTGAATAAATGGATACCGAATACATCGCTTATGAGAAGATACCGGAAAATCCCAATCAATGGAATTTAACGGAGTCAGATTACCGAATTTTTAAGAAAAGTGATTGGGTGGTAACAGAGAAGATTCACGGTGCTAATTTTGGGATTGTGACGGATGGTTTGGAGGTTAGATTTGCCAAAAGAAAGCAATTCCTTGATTCAAAAGACAATTTTTTTGGCTATCAGTTATTACAAGATAAATTAATTCTACAAGCAAAAGAAATATTTAAAATTCTGCAAGTCGAAAGAATAAACTTAAACAAAGTATTTATTTACGGCGAATTATTTGGAGGAGAGTATCCACATCCAGAAGTAACTCCTGTTTGTGGAGTACAAGCAATACAAACGGGAGTATATTATTCTCCAAATATAGAATATTGTGCTTTTGATATTGGCATTGTAGAAAATACAAGAAATAATCACAAAATTTACCTGGATTATGATATTGCGCTGCAACTATTTGCAAAAGTAGGAATGATGGCTGCAAAGCCTTTGTTTATAGGAAAATATGAAGAAGCTGCGGCATACAATATTGAATTTGAATCTACAATTCCGGCGATTCTAAATTTACCGCAGCTACAGCAAAGTAATAAGGCGGAAGGGATTGTAATTAAGCCAGTTAAATCATTTTATATAGAAACTCGTAAAGGTAGAATTCGTCCAATTATTAAATATAAAATCCCGGAATTCGCGGAAGATAGTCGCTATCATCAGGCACAAAAGTGGAATTATCAAAAGACTTTAAATCAAAATCAAAATCAACATCAAGAATTAAGCTTTGAAGATGAATTATGTCAGGAAATGCTGGCTTTGGTGACTGCAACAAGGTTAGATAATGTCATTTCCAAATTAGGAAGAATCACAAATCAAGATATAGATAAAATTCCGCAGCTAGTTGATTTATTGCAAAAAGACGTTTTAGAAAGCTTTTACGAAGAATATGAAAGTATTTTTAAGGATTTATCTGTGGAAAATCAAAAAAATATGATGGTCGAGTTACATAGAGCGTCGCTAAAGTTACTGAATGGCTATTTGATGTCATTGAAAAATGGTTTGTAGTTGCGCTTTAGTGCCAAAAATAATTGGCGCTAAAGCGCAACTACGAACCGATATTACCCATCTTTCCAAGTACCGTGAAAACCGGGAGGAATCACGCTGGGTAAACTCAATTTACAAACGGGTGATTCATTTAATCTATCCGCATCAAATATCCACAATTCGCTACTGTCTAAATTACCATCGTAGACAACCGTTAAAATAAACCCACGAGCGTAAATGGGTTCGGAAGGATAAAGATTTTCGTCAAAGTTTGCTTCGGTAATAGTATCAGTTTGATTGTCAAAGCGAGCAATACTATTTAATATCTCCTTACTAATATCCGTACCTTCCTTTACTGTAGAAAGATAAGTATATCTAGAAGATTTTCCGACATTTTTCTGCGGTACGATAGGAAATTCGCAATGTCTATCGAATAATGTTTCTACATTGCTAACTTTAGCAGTCTGCGGATTTAAACTAACTCGCGATAACTTACTTTTTGAAGCAGTATAAGTCTCACCAGTGGGAACTTCTTTAAGAAATTGATTGGTTTGAAAATCGTCATAGCTAGCAATATCAACAACTACAGTACCATTATCGTCAATATAGCCATTAGAAAAATGCCATTGAAACCAAGGCTCAGTCTCGCTACGACTGACAATATTTAAAGTTTCTCTGTTAATAACTATAATTTGAGTACCTTTGCTTGGCTGCCATTCCAAAGAATCGCTAAAGCAACTCAATCCCATTGCTGGCATTAATAAATTTAACCGCACTGGGGAAATAAAAAATATCAAATACTCTCCAGCTAAAACAAAATCGTGCAGTAAAGGTACACCATCTAATTGATGTGCAGCTTTCTTAATAATTCTTCCCGTAGCATCGCTTTTATAAATATTAAGTGTTGCGGTTAATCCAACAGAAATACCAAAATTAAAAATTTCTCCTGTTTGATAATCAATCTTTGGATGTGCGGAATAAGCCAACCCATCATCCAAACCCCCTAAATCATCTTTTCCTAAAGTATCAAGGTTCTGTAAATCAAGCTTATGTGGGCTATCGCCTTCCCATAAAGCCAAAAGTTTATCCGGCAAAGCCAAAACCGAAGTATTTGCAGCATTTTTTATTGGCTTAAACCACTGATTCCAAACTGCACCCGGTGCTGTCATCCCATAATTACCGTAAAGCAATTTTCCTGCACTAGCTTCTTCCTTAAATCCCTCAGTTTTTACGTAACGGTAAACCGCTGAAGCATTTCCATTACCCCCCTTAGTCCCCCCTTGTAAAGGGGGGAGACTTGAGTTTGAATTAAAATGAACGGCAAGAATTGCACCATCTCCATCAAACCAGTGCCCTACAGGAATACCACCACGCTCAAATCTTCCCGGCCCGTTGCGATAAAGAGTACCATTTAAACTTGCGGGTATTTCACCTTCAATTATTGAAAGTGGCGTTAAAGGAAATTCTGTCGCGGGCTTTTGAAAAGCTTTACCCCAAGCTTTTTTTGAGGATTTTTGAACTGTTTGCATTGTAAAGTAATTTTAAGCAGTTACAACAATTTTAATATTTAACTGTTCTCATTTACATTCTCAAAGCTTCCAAAACTTTTTATTCATTTCCTCTACGCTCTCCGCGTCTCTGCGGTTGTTTATATCTTATTATTTGAAAATCAAAACGAACTAATATGAGCGTAGATTATTAGTGTTTTTTTATTCATCTCTCTTCCGAAGAAGAAGCGAGTATTTTACCCTTTTATCAAGACGCTTTGCAAAAAGCTGTTTTATCAGATAATTCAAAATATATACAGACAAAAAAACCTCGGGTCTCAATCCGAGGTCAATTTAAGAAAACCAAATGTCTACCGTTGTTAAAGATATTGAAAATTTCAAATCTTATTAATTCACATCAAAGCCATATCAACCAGACTTTTGTGAACTTAT comes from Rivularia sp. PCC 7116 and encodes:
- a CDS encoding RNA ligase family protein, coding for MDTEYIAYEKIPENPNQWNLTESDYRIFKKSDWVVTEKIHGANFGIVTDGLEVRFAKRKQFLDSKDNFFGYQLLQDKLILQAKEIFKILQVERINLNKVFIYGELFGGEYPHPEVTPVCGVQAIQTGVYYSPNIEYCAFDIGIVENTRNNHKIYLDYDIALQLFAKVGMMAAKPLFIGKYEEAAAYNIEFESTIPAILNLPQLQQSNKAEGIVIKPVKSFYIETRKGRIRPIIKYKIPEFAEDSRYHQAQKWNYQKTLNQNQNQHQELSFEDELCQEMLALVTATRLDNVISKLGRITNQDIDKIPQLVDLLQKDVLESFYEEYESIFKDLSVENQKNMMVELHRASLKLLNGYLMSLKNGL
- a CDS encoding carotenoid oxygenase family protein, with translation MQTVQKSSKKAWGKAFQKPATEFPLTPLSIIEGEIPASLNGTLYRNGPGRFERGGIPVGHWFDGDGAILAVHFNSNSSLPPLQGGTKGGNGNASAVYRYVKTEGFKEEASAGKLLYGNYGMTAPGAVWNQWFKPIKNAANTSVLALPDKLLALWEGDSPHKLDLQNLDTLGKDDLGGLDDGLAYSAHPKIDYQTGEIFNFGISVGLTATLNIYKSDATGRIIKKAAHQLDGVPLLHDFVLAGEYLIFFISPVRLNLLMPAMGLSCFSDSLEWQPSKGTQIIVINRETLNIVSRSETEPWFQWHFSNGYIDDNGTVVVDIASYDDFQTNQFLKEVPTGETYTASKSKLSRVSLNPQTAKVSNVETLFDRHCEFPIVPQKNVGKSSRYTYLSTVKEGTDISKEILNSIARFDNQTDTITEANFDENLYPSEPIYARGFILTVVYDGNLDSSELWIFDADRLNESPVCKLSLPSVIPPGFHGTWKDG